One part of the Dyadobacter sp. 676 genome encodes these proteins:
- a CDS encoding esterase-like activity of phytase family protein, with protein MNPFLRSFCSAAAAVALLNSCTDHHVPSESYPGRAEAQNPAVITEVGNVKVYNGGFGSAVVQDPNDHMVFYLLTDRGSNIDGTVADSKVFADPDFAPQIGRFRLVGDKLVLEKIIELKNENGAKLNGLPNPPGFGYSGELALDVNNNTLPNSVDGLDSEGLALAKDGTFWVSDEYGPHIVHFDANGKTIERINPFGNGAGGRTIPLVFAKRRPNRGMEGLTITPDGQTLVGIMQFPLYNPSAAQVSGSLVTRILAFDIATGTSREYAYLIDRANLQANSEIVAIDNTSFLVLERDGEYATNANRGTVIKKVYKIDLANATDVSDPANGANGKLFGGLTVEQLKTEANLLANGIKPVTKTLVADLMTDIPTLYPHDKAEGIAIINSTTIAISNDDDFGVVGSGGVYTQKILQGTGLVDRNAIYFVKLKQPLW; from the coding sequence ATGAACCCTTTTTTACGCTCCTTTTGCTCGGCAGCCGCTGCCGTGGCACTGTTAAATAGCTGCACCGACCACCATGTTCCTTCCGAAAGTTATCCCGGCCGGGCCGAAGCACAGAATCCCGCGGTCATCACGGAAGTTGGTAATGTGAAAGTCTACAATGGCGGTTTCGGCTCGGCCGTCGTGCAGGACCCGAACGACCATATGGTCTTTTATCTGCTTACCGATCGCGGGTCGAATATCGACGGCACCGTGGCCGATTCCAAAGTTTTCGCCGATCCGGACTTCGCACCGCAAATCGGCAGGTTCAGGCTCGTCGGCGACAAACTTGTTCTGGAAAAAATCATTGAACTGAAAAACGAAAACGGTGCGAAACTGAACGGGCTGCCCAATCCTCCGGGCTTCGGTTACAGTGGCGAACTGGCCCTGGATGTGAACAACAATACCCTGCCTAACAGCGTTGACGGCCTGGATTCCGAGGGATTAGCGCTTGCGAAGGATGGTACATTCTGGGTAAGCGACGAGTATGGCCCGCATATCGTTCATTTCGATGCGAATGGCAAGACGATCGAGCGGATCAATCCTTTCGGAAACGGGGCGGGTGGCCGTACAATTCCACTGGTTTTTGCTAAAAGACGCCCAAACAGGGGAATGGAGGGGCTTACCATCACGCCGGACGGCCAAACGCTGGTAGGCATCATGCAATTTCCGCTTTACAATCCTTCCGCGGCGCAGGTTTCCGGTTCGCTGGTAACGCGTATCCTTGCGTTCGACATTGCCACGGGAACGAGCAGGGAATATGCGTACCTGATAGACCGTGCCAATTTGCAGGCCAACAGCGAGATTGTGGCGATCGACAATACGTCGTTCCTGGTGCTCGAACGCGATGGCGAATACGCGACGAACGCCAACCGTGGCACGGTGATCAAAAAAGTATACAAAATCGATCTCGCCAACGCTACGGATGTCTCGGACCCTGCCAACGGTGCGAACGGCAAGCTGTTCGGGGGCCTCACGGTGGAGCAGCTGAAAACGGAGGCTAACCTGCTCGCGAACGGCATCAAACCTGTAACGAAAACGCTCGTAGCCGATCTGATGACGGATATTCCCACGCTTTACCCGCACGATAAAGCGGAAGGCATCGCAATCATCAATTCCACAACGATCGCCATTTCGAACGACGACGATTTCGGCGTGGTAGGTTCAGGTGGAGTTTATACGCAGAAAATCCTGCAAGGCACCGGGCTGGTGGACCGCAATGCCATCTATTTCGTGAAGTTGAAACAACCACTCTGGTAA
- a CDS encoding TonB-dependent receptor — MKKLILPIVPLVMTGILVFSPGRHAVASGKKGRMMMERPTRAWTVTGKVVDETGQPLLGVTVLEKGTNRGTITDAAGTFSLETAPGSTLVFSFLGFIAQEVTVSGNGPLSVTLKQDAMMLNEFVAVGYSTMRKSDLTGAISSVKAKELNLTTPTVGQALVGKVAGVQISQVSGAPYVGTKIRVRGVGSVNASSDPLYVIDGYPAGNDVFINPNDIESIDILKDAASAAIYGSRAAGGVVLITTKRGREGKGRLEYEYQFGVHQLNKKVDLLNASEFGQLVIDGRNASYRDLMVNAGKAWNDGMYSDDNATRIKNVGNAGSVSIPTDLYDFANQKLITPKYNTDWQDELYRNAPVHRHNISFSGGKNGLRYAISGGQLNQQGIILSTGQHRTNFRTNLDADVNKKLKVGANLAFTYNSNREVQEGRFNQGPILGALIYMPIFKAYNEDGTLAKNEAAALSSAYGYQSIENPVALATETHINRKGQRGTFSGFATYEIIPDLNFKVNLGLQTYGEKYEYYSPTSLSSGANPPGSPQAIAAANAVAQTTQQMDKLAEFTLNYKKQLGKHSIDGLIGYTAQENNKDVIAVTARGFSNDRIEEITGKGADASNFSMNSATGKVNWTLLSYLARAAYNYDGKYYLTATFRTDGSSRFGPNNRWGNFPSVSAGWNISSEPFYKDALGDKSTLKLRASWGLSGNNNIGDYNFLQTMATPGGVVFGTGSVNTAMWATGIKDLNLGWESTSQYNFGADLGLFNDRLSIMANYYISRSFNLLFNQPLSAISGASTILTNLRNSKVQNKGIDLQVDARVISTQDFDLNIAGNISVNRNKVLDMGGASTIITSGAERSYLTHITQEGQPIGMFYGFKVKGMVRESDMENLAADNAVYNASTQSFPAGYQIKGPARSTASTNPLRPGDLYFEDVNNDGVVNDADKRVIGSPHAKFTYGFVITASYKNFDLSSSFNGSYGNKVLDGQDYYLYNMEGSGNQYKKVVNRYRSESQPGDGHVYRASRGGTQSNSTRLSTFYLQDGSFLRCTNLTLGYNMTGIGNLTNNAISALRVYVGVDNAFTLTKYLGYNPEVDYNNGANLTPGVDYGKYPLVRAYNIGARITF; from the coding sequence ATGAAGAAACTGATACTGCCAATTGTTCCGTTGGTAATGACAGGTATCCTGGTTTTCAGTCCGGGCAGGCATGCAGTGGCTTCCGGTAAAAAAGGCCGGATGATGATGGAAAGGCCGACCCGCGCGTGGACAGTGACGGGTAAAGTGGTGGACGAAACCGGCCAGCCGTTGCTGGGTGTGACGGTTTTAGAAAAAGGTACCAACAGAGGTACCATTACGGACGCTGCGGGTACGTTCTCGCTCGAAACCGCGCCCGGTTCGACGCTCGTATTCTCATTTTTGGGCTTCATCGCCCAGGAGGTGACCGTTTCGGGTAACGGGCCGCTGTCCGTTACGCTGAAGCAGGATGCGATGATGCTCAATGAATTTGTGGCAGTAGGATATTCGACCATGCGCAAAAGCGACCTTACCGGCGCTATTTCCAGCGTGAAAGCGAAAGAACTGAACCTGACCACCCCGACTGTCGGACAGGCATTGGTAGGTAAAGTGGCCGGGGTGCAGATCTCGCAGGTGAGCGGCGCGCCCTATGTAGGCACGAAGATCCGCGTGCGTGGCGTAGGCTCGGTTAACGCAAGTTCGGACCCGTTGTATGTGATCGACGGTTATCCGGCCGGTAACGACGTTTTCATCAACCCGAACGATATCGAATCGATCGACATTCTCAAAGATGCGGCCTCGGCTGCCATTTACGGTTCGCGTGCGGCAGGCGGTGTGGTGCTGATCACCACCAAGAGAGGTAGGGAAGGCAAAGGCCGGCTGGAATATGAATACCAGTTCGGTGTGCACCAGCTAAATAAAAAAGTAGATTTGCTGAACGCCTCTGAATTCGGTCAGCTAGTGATCGACGGTCGCAATGCAAGCTACCGCGATTTGATGGTGAATGCAGGAAAAGCGTGGAACGACGGCATGTATTCCGACGACAACGCGACCCGTATCAAAAACGTAGGAAATGCCGGCTCCGTCAGTATTCCCACGGATCTCTACGATTTCGCGAACCAGAAACTAATCACCCCCAAATACAATACCGACTGGCAGGACGAGCTTTACCGGAATGCGCCGGTACACCGCCATAATATTTCGTTTTCGGGCGGCAAGAATGGTTTGCGCTACGCAATCAGCGGCGGGCAGCTCAATCAGCAGGGGATAATCCTGAGCACCGGACAACACCGGACCAATTTCCGGACAAACCTGGACGCCGATGTTAACAAGAAACTGAAAGTAGGGGCAAACCTCGCATTTACCTACAATAGCAACCGCGAGGTGCAGGAAGGCCGTTTCAACCAGGGCCCTATTCTCGGTGCATTGATTTACATGCCGATTTTCAAGGCGTATAATGAGGACGGGACGCTCGCGAAAAACGAAGCGGCCGCATTGAGTTCGGCTTACGGCTATCAGTCGATCGAAAACCCGGTGGCGCTTGCGACCGAAACGCATATCAACCGTAAGGGACAACGCGGGACGTTCAGCGGGTTTGCTACCTACGAGATCATTCCCGACCTGAACTTCAAGGTTAACCTCGGATTGCAGACATACGGCGAAAAATACGAGTATTATTCGCCGACCAGCCTGAGCAGCGGCGCCAACCCGCCGGGATCGCCGCAAGCGATAGCGGCGGCCAACGCAGTAGCCCAGACTACCCAGCAAATGGACAAGCTGGCCGAGTTTACATTGAACTACAAAAAACAGCTTGGCAAACACAGCATCGACGGATTGATCGGTTACACTGCGCAGGAAAACAACAAAGACGTGATCGCCGTGACGGCACGCGGCTTTTCGAACGACCGCATCGAGGAAATCACCGGGAAGGGCGCCGACGCGTCGAATTTTTCGATGAACAGCGCTACGGGCAAGGTGAACTGGACATTGCTTTCTTACCTGGCCCGTGCGGCTTATAACTACGACGGCAAATACTACCTCACCGCCACATTCCGGACCGACGGCTCCTCGCGCTTCGGACCGAACAATCGCTGGGGTAACTTCCCGTCGGTATCCGCCGGCTGGAACATTTCAAGCGAGCCGTTCTACAAGGATGCGTTGGGTGACAAGTCGACACTGAAATTGCGTGCAAGCTGGGGATTGAGCGGCAACAACAACATCGGGGATTACAACTTCCTGCAAACCATGGCGACACCGGGTGGGGTGGTCTTTGGAACTGGTTCGGTAAACACCGCCATGTGGGCAACGGGTATCAAAGATCTGAACCTGGGCTGGGAGTCGACTTCCCAATACAACTTCGGCGCCGATCTCGGTTTGTTCAACGACCGGCTGTCGATCATGGCGAACTATTATATCAGCCGCTCTTTCAACCTGTTGTTTAATCAGCCGTTGTCGGCGATCTCGGGTGCTTCGACGATTTTGACAAACCTCAGAAATTCGAAGGTGCAGAACAAGGGAATCGACCTGCAAGTGGATGCCCGCGTGATTTCGACACAGGATTTCGACCTGAATATAGCGGGCAATATTTCCGTGAACCGCAACAAGGTGCTCGACATGGGTGGCGCGAGCACGATTATTACCAGTGGTGCGGAGCGCTCGTACCTCACGCATATTACGCAGGAAGGCCAGCCGATCGGTATGTTTTACGGGTTCAAAGTGAAGGGAATGGTGCGCGAGTCGGATATGGAAAACCTGGCGGCGGATAATGCGGTTTATAATGCTTCCACACAGTCGTTTCCTGCCGGCTATCAGATCAAAGGGCCTGCCCGTTCGACGGCTTCCACGAATCCGCTCCGCCCGGGCGATCTGTATTTTGAAGACGTGAATAACGATGGCGTGGTCAACGACGCCGACAAGCGGGTGATCGGCTCGCCGCACGCGAAATTCACTTACGGCTTCGTAATCACCGCGAGCTACAAGAACTTCGATTTGAGCTCTTCGTTCAACGGAAGCTATGGCAACAAGGTGCTCGACGGCCAGGACTACTACCTGTATAACATGGAAGGCTCGGGTAACCAGTACAAAAAAGTGGTGAACCGTTACCGCTCGGAATCGCAACCAGGCGACGGCCACGTGTACCGTGCATCGCGCGGGGGAACGCAAAGCAACAGCACGCGCTTGTCGACCTTCTACTTGCAGGACGGCTCATTCCTGAGATGCACGAACCTGACGCTCGGTTATAACATGACCGGCATCGGCAACCTTACCAACAACGCCATCAGCGCGTTGCGTGTGTATGTGGGCGTGGACAATGCTTTCACTTTAACCAAATACCTGGGTTACAACCCCGAAGTGGATTACAACAACGGCGCTAACCTTACACCGGGCGTCGATTACGGAAAATATCCGCTCGTGCGTGCCTATAACATCGGTGCCCGTATTACATTTTAA